GGCCTCTTGGCGACGCAAGTCGCGATCACGGCTCTGCTCGAGACCGGCCTGCGGGATCCGCTCCAGGTTGAGGAAGCCGACGACGTTGGCGAAGAGCCCGGCTTGGGGATACACCCGCTGCGGGTAGGCCTCAAGATCGACACCGCTGATGCCGAGTTCGCGCACCCGTTGGGCGGTTTCGGGATCCAGCTCGCTGGTCAGTTTGACGCCGGATTTGCGGCCCTCCATCGCCTTGAGCAAGTCCCCCATGGGCTTGGCGAGCACCGGGGAGAGCTTGCGGGCCACGTCCAGGGGACTGCGCAGGCGTCCGATGTCGTCGCCGGGGAAGGAGAAGTAGCGGGGGTGGGCCCAGACGGTGAAGCGCTCTTCATCCAGGGCCACCAGGCGGCCTTGGCGATCGACGATGGTCCGGCGCCGACCCAGGGGTGTGATCGTCTGGGTCTGGATGGCACGGGCTCGGTTCAGCAGCTCGTTGCCCTGGATGACCTGGACCCAAGCCAGGCGGAGTGCCAGCCCACTCAGCCCGGCCGCCAAGAGGCCGTAAACGATCCAGAGCCGCCGTGGCGGGACCGGCTGGAAGTCCACAACCTGGTTGCGTCTGGGCCGGCGACCTTTCCGTGGAGCAGGGGCGCGGCGGCCTTGCAGCCCCTGGGATCCCATCAGTAGCCCGGGAGGATTTGGCCGGGATTGACCTGGGCAAGCAGGGCTTCAAAACTCGGGCCCGCGCCGGTCGCCGGGGGAGCGACGTAGACGAGTTTTTCGCTGCTGGTGGGCTCCAGCAGGCTGGGCTTGCGGGTCATCGAGAGGTGGTGCTGCTCGAGCACCGCCGCCGATTCCTGCAGCCGGTGTTCGAGGCGCTGGGTGGCTTCGAGGGATTGGAAGCTGCTGGTCCAGCGGCCTTGCCAGTGCAGGGTCAGGGCGCTGAGGCCCACCACGGCGACGCCGAGGCCCACGAGGCTTCCATCGGCAATGCGGTGGAGATTGCCCAGCCAAGGGACTTGCCGATCGAGCTTGCGGGCGAGCAGCGAGCCCTGAAGGAGCTCGAGGGATCGCCTGGAGCGGTTGCTCTGCGCTCGATTGCTCTGCTGGAGCGGAACGGCAACCACAACGTCGAACAAGGTCTGCGCAAGTCAACCACGCGAGAGCGCTTCCAGCAATGGGGTTTTCACCAACCCAGCACAACCAAATTGAAGAACGTCAGGCTGTTCCAAAGGGCATGCATCAAGACGCAGCTGCCGAGCCGTCCGCTGCGCCAGCGCAACCAGCCCAACCCGAGGCCCAGCACCATCAAGGGCGGGAATTCGCCGAGGCTGGAGTGGGCCACCGCAAAGACCGCGGCGCTGGCCACAATTCCCCAGGACGATCCCCAATAACGGGCGGCCACCGGCAGGAGCACGCCGCGAAAAATCGTCTCCTCAAAGACGGGCGCCATCACGATCGCCGTCACGCCAAAGCAGGCCAGGGCAGGGACGTTGTGTCCGTTGAGCACCAGCTCCAGGAGCGGATTGCTGCCGCCTGGATCCTCAAAGAGCTGTCCCTGCAGCCAGCCGACAAGGCTCACCAAGGGCAGGACCATCAAGAACCCCTTCAGGGCTTGGCCGAAACAGAGTTGTGGCGGTGACCAACGGAATTGCAGCCATCCCCCCTGGGGGCCTGGGCCCAGCGGCTTGAGCAGCAGCCGCAGGATCACCAGCGGACCGGCCATTAAGGCGCCATAGAGCGCGACCACGCTGATGCCTTGTTTGAGCACCGCATCGATGGGCAAGTCCTGCAGCAGGCGGGTCAGCAGAGGCGCCACTAGGAGTGGGGTCAGCAGTTCACCGACCACGACAAAGCCGCCCGCCACAAGGAGGATGGTGTCCAGCCCCGAGAGATTCGGCCCCTGCCAGGGAGCGGCTGCTTGGGCCTTCCCGCGCCAGCGGCGCCACAGCTCCCGCAGCAGCAGGGCGATCCCTGCGATGAGGCCGACTCCAGGCAGGAGCGTGACCGAGAGCAGTTGAGCGCTGGCCCTCCGCGCGACGGCCTCGCCATTGCAGGCTCCATCCCCCAGCAGTGCCTCGCAGCTCCATTGCCGCAGCAGCGTGGATCCCTTGAGTTGGGCCAGCAGAGCTTCTCGCTCGCTCCGGTTGCTTGCCTCCGGCGTCAGCAGGGCGGCGGCGATGGCGGAGGGGCTTCCGGTTCCAACGCTGAGGTCCTGGAGGACGGCCGTGGCCTCCTCGGCCTGCCCGGTGCGCTCCAGCAGCAACGCCTGCTCGAGCAAGAGCTCAGGGGCTGGCGTGCGTCCATCCTCTTCGCTGCTGCTGATCGCCGTCGTCAGGCTCTCCTGGAGGGCCTGCAGGGGATCGCCGGAGCTCAGAAGCGGACGGATCGGTTCGCTGAGGTTGCCCTGGGCGAGCACCGTCAACTCGAGCTGACGCCGACTGAGGTCATCGCCAACGGAGGGGCGCTGCAAGCTGGTGACCAGCCCGTTCAGCCAGAGCAGAAGGCTCAAGGCCAGGCTGACCAGGGCGAGGGCTGATTTCCAGCTGGGGGTCTGATTGTTGGACTCGTGTTCCGCGCTCACCCCACTGCCCCGTGGTTCAGATCGGGGCATTCTGTCGGCTCGGGCTGGGCAAAAAGAGCACTCCAATACGATGCTTTTTCGTTACAGACGTGCCCGTGTCCCTCCGGATCCTGCTGGTTCGCCACGGCCTGAGCAGCTTCAACCTCGAGCACCGCATCCAGGGCCGCGATGACCTCTCCAGCCTCACTGAGGCTGGCTCGAAACAGGCCTTGGCGACTGGCGAAGCCCTGCGGGGATTGACGATTGACGCGGCCTACAGCTCCCCCCTCCGGCGGGCCCACGACACCGCTCGCGCCCTCCTGGCGGCCCAGGGCTCGAGCGTCGAGCTGCAGCTCAGTGACGACCTGCTGGAAGTGGACCTCGCGCCCTGGAGCGGTCTGCTCAGCACGGAGGTTCAAGCCCAATTCCCCGGAGATTACGCCACCTGGAAGCAGCAGCCTGAGCAGCTCCAGTTGAAGCGTCCCGATGGGTCGGCCTATGCGCCGATCCCTGAATTGATGGCGCAGGCCCAGCGCTTCCTGGATCGTTTGCTGGCGGCCCATGACCCCGCCGCCGGGGCGAACCAGACCGTGCTCGTGGTGGGGCACAACGCCATCCTTCGCTGCCTCGTGCTCGCCCTGTTGGGGCTGGATGCGTCTGGCTTCCGTCGCCTGCGCCTCGAGAACGCGTCGCTCTCGGTCTTCAACGTCAGCCCGGCCCCCTCCGCCTCCGCCGCGAAGCCTTGGGCGGTGCAAATCGAATCCCTGAACGGCACCACCCACCTGCAGCCCGAGGTGTGTGCCAGTAGCCTGCCAAGCAAAGGTCAGGGCCCCCGTTTGCTGCTGGTGCGCCATGGAGAGACCGACTGGAACCGTCAGGGCCGCTTCCAAGGACAGATTGATATCCCCTTGAACGAGAACGGCCGTGCTCAGGCCGCGGCGGCGGGTGAGTTTCTGCGCCAACTCAGTTTTGATCGCGCCTACTCCAGCTCCATGTCACGGCCCCGCCAGACGGCGGAGGGGATCTTGAAGCACCATCCCGGTGTGCCCCTCACCAGCGTCTCGGACCTCGTGGAGATTGGTCACGGCGAATGGGAAGGTCGCCTCGAGGAGGAGATCTCGGCCACGTGGGCGGATCTCCTGGCTGACTGGAAACGGGCACCGGAAACAGTTCAGATGCCGGAGGGGGAGACCATCCAGGATGTCTGGCAGCGCTCCCTACGGGGCTGGAACACCATCGCGGCCAGCTTGGCCGCTGAGGAGACTGCCTTGGTTGTCGCCCACGATGCGGTCAACAAGACCATCCTCTGTGCCTTGCTCGGCTTGACCCCGGCGGATATCTGGGCGGTGAAGCAGGGCAACGGTGGTGTCACCGTGATCGACTACCCCAATGGAGCCGATCAAGCGCCGGTGGTGGTGTGTTTGAACCAGACGGCGCATCTTGGGGGAGTGATCGACCGCACTGCAGCCGGTGCTCTCTGATCGCCTGATCCCCCAGCGTTAACGATGTCCATGTCTCTCCCCCAAGCCCTGGTGCTGCGCCAGGTTCAGCTTTTGGAGGGACCGGGTCAGGCGCCGCGCCGCTCCGACGTCCGCCTGGAGGACGGCCGGATCAGTGCCTGGGGCGAGGGTTGTCTCGACCCCTCCAGCCCGCAGATCGACGCCTCGGGGCTGCTCCTGGCTCCCCCACTGGTGGATCCCCATTCCTGTCTGGAGGATCCACAACACGGGGTGGCCGAGACCCGGGCGTCCCTGGAGCGCTCTGCCATTGCAGCGGGTTACGGCACCGTCGCCCTGCTGCCGGACGCCAACCCTTGGCGCGATACCCCCGAGCGGCTCCAGGCCCTGGGTGCCGCCCCCGCTGGCGGACTGGAGCTGTTGCTCTGGGGAAGCTTCAGCTTGTCGGGGGCAGGGCATGAGCTGGCTCCCCATGGCGATCAACTCGCGAGCGGTGCCCTCGGACTTGCCGATGGCCCCCAGCGACCATCCCTCCCCCTACTGGAGCGTGGCCTGAGCCTGGCGGAAATGGATCAGGCTCCGGTGCTCTTGGCCCCGCGGGATCGGAGTTTGGCCCAGGAGGGCTTCGTTCGGGAGGGGGTGGAGGTATTGCGGGCCGGATGGCCCATGGATCCCTCCACGAGCGAAACGTTTCCCCTGCGCACGCTTCTGGATCTGGCGGCGCGTTATCCCGAGGTTCGTCTGCAACTGATGAACCTCTCCACAGCGGACGCCGTTGCGCTCCTGGGCACCCTGCCGATGGAGCAACGTCCTGCCGCCACGGTGTGCTGGTGGCATCTTCTGGCGGATTCCGCCGGCTTGGATCCGATTGCGGAAGGGTGGCGGGTGGAGCCGCCCCTGGGATCTGCCGAGGACCGCGAGCAGCTGAAGCAAGGATTACGGGATGGACGGATCGCGGCCGTGGCCGTTCACCATCAAGCCCTGGATCCCGAGGAGCAACTCCTGCCCGTCGACCAGCGCCGTCCTGGGGTGGCGGGCCATCGCTTTGTCCTGCCTGCGCTCTGGCAGGAACTCGTCGAAGGGGATGGCTGGAGTCCCGATCAGCTTTGGCAGGTGCTTTGCTTTGGGCCCGCGTCTCTACTGGGTCTTGAACCCCCCACGCTCCAACTGGGGAGCGATCGCTGGGTGCTGTTTGATCCCTCGCAGGTCTGGTCGGCCCAGGGGGATCCCTATGCGCCGCTGGCCGCGAATCAGCCCCTCGGCCGATCCAGCCTGAAAGGTCAGGTGGTGGCGACGGGGCTTAACCCCCAGCTTTGGCGCCGGAGTTCTTGAGCGGATCGCGACTGGTCAGCGCCCCCGAGGTGGACAAGGGCCAGAAGCGCCAGAACGCCCGGCCAATGATCTCCTTCTCGGGCAGGAAGGCCCCGCCGGGCCAGAAGCGACCATCCCAGCTATTGGCGCGGTTGTCGCCCAGGACCAGGACATGGCCTGGGGGGACGACGGAGTTGAGCGTGCGGCACTGCCCCATGCCTAGGGCATCGACGGGGCAGTAGCGCTGGACGTAGGGCTCCTTGAGCCAGGTGCCGTTGACGTTGACCTCACCACGGGGGTTGACGACAACCCGATCACCGGAGACGGCGACGACGCGTTTGATGTAGGCGTCACAGGCCGGATCGGCAACTCCGGGGATGCTGTTGACGATCGGCAGGTGGGCGAGGACGCAACCGAAGGGGCCAACCTTCCGATCGGCGCTCAGGACCGGATCGAAATGATGCGGGGCATGGAAGACCACGATCTCGCCCCGTTGCGGCGCGCGGCTGCGAAGGGAGAGTTTCTCCACCAGCAACCGATCCTGCAGCTGCAGTCCAGGAAGCATCGAACCCGAGGGGATGTAGCGCGCCTCCAGGACGTAATGGCGTACCCCAAGGGCAACGCCGAGGGTGATCAGAACCCCTCGCCAGAACACCCAGGGGCTTTCTTGGGGTGGCTGTTTCCCGCCGGTGTCCGGTTCTGAGCCCCCGGTTGTTCCGCTGGATGCTTGTGTTGGATCGTGCGAGGACAAGGACGGGGCTGCCAGCTTGGGGTTCGGCTAGGGAAGATTAGGTCGGTCCCCTCGCTTCTTCGATGGTTCGTCCGCGTTGGTTGTCTGTTCAGCGAACC
This DNA window, taken from Synechococcus sp. LTW-R, encodes the following:
- a CDS encoding CPBP family intramembrane glutamic endopeptidase; amino-acid sequence: MPRSEPRGSGVSAEHESNNQTPSWKSALALVSLALSLLLWLNGLVTSLQRPSVGDDLSRRQLELTVLAQGNLSEPIRPLLSSGDPLQALQESLTTAISSSEEDGRTPAPELLLEQALLLERTGQAEEATAVLQDLSVGTGSPSAIAAALLTPEASNRSEREALLAQLKGSTLLRQWSCEALLGDGACNGEAVARRASAQLLSVTLLPGVGLIAGIALLLRELWRRWRGKAQAAAPWQGPNLSGLDTILLVAGGFVVVGELLTPLLVAPLLTRLLQDLPIDAVLKQGISVVALYGALMAGPLVILRLLLKPLGPGPQGGWLQFRWSPPQLCFGQALKGFLMVLPLVSLVGWLQGQLFEDPGGSNPLLELVLNGHNVPALACFGVTAIVMAPVFEETIFRGVLLPVAARYWGSSWGIVASAAVFAVAHSSLGEFPPLMVLGLGLGWLRWRSGRLGSCVLMHALWNSLTFFNLVVLGW
- a CDS encoding histidine phosphatase family protein is translated as MSLRILLVRHGLSSFNLEHRIQGRDDLSSLTEAGSKQALATGEALRGLTIDAAYSSPLRRAHDTARALLAAQGSSVELQLSDDLLEVDLAPWSGLLSTEVQAQFPGDYATWKQQPEQLQLKRPDGSAYAPIPELMAQAQRFLDRLLAAHDPAAGANQTVLVVGHNAILRCLVLALLGLDASGFRRLRLENASLSVFNVSPAPSASAAKPWAVQIESLNGTTHLQPEVCASSLPSKGQGPRLLLVRHGETDWNRQGRFQGQIDIPLNENGRAQAAAAGEFLRQLSFDRAYSSSMSRPRQTAEGILKHHPGVPLTSVSDLVEIGHGEWEGRLEEEISATWADLLADWKRAPETVQMPEGETIQDVWQRSLRGWNTIAASLAAEETALVVAHDAVNKTILCALLGLTPADIWAVKQGNGGVTVIDYPNGADQAPVVVCLNQTAHLGGVIDRTAAGAL
- a CDS encoding dihydroorotase, with protein sequence MSLPQALVLRQVQLLEGPGQAPRRSDVRLEDGRISAWGEGCLDPSSPQIDASGLLLAPPLVDPHSCLEDPQHGVAETRASLERSAIAAGYGTVALLPDANPWRDTPERLQALGAAPAGGLELLLWGSFSLSGAGHELAPHGDQLASGALGLADGPQRPSLPLLERGLSLAEMDQAPVLLAPRDRSLAQEGFVREGVEVLRAGWPMDPSTSETFPLRTLLDLAARYPEVRLQLMNLSTADAVALLGTLPMEQRPAATVCWWHLLADSAGLDPIAEGWRVEPPLGSAEDREQLKQGLRDGRIAAVAVHHQALDPEEQLLPVDQRRPGVAGHRFVLPALWQELVEGDGWSPDQLWQVLCFGPASLLGLEPPTLQLGSDRWVLFDPSQVWSAQGDPYAPLAANQPLGRSSLKGQVVATGLNPQLWRRSS
- the lepB gene encoding signal peptidase I, translating into MSSHDPTQASSGTTGGSEPDTGGKQPPQESPWVFWRGVLITLGVALGVRHYVLEARYIPSGSMLPGLQLQDRLLVEKLSLRSRAPQRGEIVVFHAPHHFDPVLSADRKVGPFGCVLAHLPIVNSIPGVADPACDAYIKRVVAVSGDRVVVNPRGEVNVNGTWLKEPYVQRYCPVDALGMGQCRTLNSVVPPGHVLVLGDNRANSWDGRFWPGGAFLPEKEIIGRAFWRFWPLSTSGALTSRDPLKNSGAKAGG